The following are encoded together in the Phaseolus vulgaris cultivar G19833 chromosome 9, P. vulgaris v2.0, whole genome shotgun sequence genome:
- the LOC137822288 gene encoding uncharacterized protein has protein sequence MLPTTYNWLPATCTCYLLPATYYLLPTTFYLLPAICNLLPTIYTMLPATCYLLSETCYMQLGTCYLQPTTCNLQLATCYLQPTTCYLLSATCYLQRVTYNQLPTTCYLQLVVCYLQPPTCYLLYVTCNLLPTIFQLQPATYNLLLVTCYLLPATGYLLPVTCYLLPATCNLLPTTCYLQRAI, from the coding sequence atgctacctactacctacaactggctacctgctacctgtacctgctacctattacctgctacctattacctgctacctactaccttCTACCTGTTACCAGCTATCTGCAATCTGCTACCTACTATCTACAccatgttacctgctacctgttacctgctatcTGAAACTTGTTACATGCAACTTGGaacttgctacctgcaacctactacctgcaatCTGCAACTTGCTACAtgttacctgcaacctactacatgttacctgctatctgcaacctgctacttgcAACGTGTTACCTACAACCAGCTACCTACAACGTGTTACCTGCAACTTGTTGTGTGCTACCTGCAACCccctacctgctacctgctatatGTTACCTGTAACCTTTTACCTACTATATTCCAACTGCAgcctgctacctacaacctgctacttgtaacatgctacctgctacctgcaactggCTACTTGCTtcctgtaacctgctaccttctacctgctacctgtaacctactacctactacctgctacttgcaacGTGCTATCTAG